A region from the Cannabis sativa cultivar Pink pepper isolate KNU-18-1 chromosome 9, ASM2916894v1, whole genome shotgun sequence genome encodes:
- the LOC115717795 gene encoding uncharacterized protein LOC115717795, with product MDVRTVILFYNGTWVDRTTYVDYEVEGILIPTDCSHYELSHIVYEALNLDRNKYTIDLQFQVTEGIPPIRIKDDSGCKFYEQIRRKNDDETKYPICVNISTSTTDNEHNDRVNYTYNGETSLQTRQLLPTRTEYATKMADYVIEQTQKSMEESSEENQIILNPQVAEIHIGQVFANKETLQQAVSLHSIRYNQPFKVKRSSKLDYKLVCIDDNCNWTFLASKHGKIDMFIIRKIEHTHTCSLDITSGDHPQATSNLVGKVIKNKFVNPKRDYTPTEIVDDMADDYSVSISYQKAWRAREKAIVDARRCPQESYSEIPSILYMMQISNPGTITDLVTDEDNKFKYLYFAVGASIKGWQHCTPIIVTDGTFLTNQHGGTLLIASAQNANRHIFPLAFAVVDSENDSSWEWFLHKIKETYGEREGQCIVSNRHESILKAVKETFPDIMHGVCCYHLMKNIKMKFKKGGDELKIAFNSASKAYNIEDFEKSMQDLDNIDVRIRDYLVNEIGVGKWTRLYGMNRRYKTMTSNIAESVNAALKAVRDLPIATLLECLHSLVQRWYWENKNRAQKTTTTLAKIPEKTLKKQRDMSLKYKVETANLLVYQVHDNNRSHIVNLENKTCSCQRFEYDEMPCSHVMVVLSKRNLSCYKYCSYYYMKEAFMATYEDSILPLGEATSWNIPDLIRNIVVLPPKHKRAAGRPKKQRYKNGLEAKAQVVCGQCRQRGHNKRSCKNDPVLKPPRKRKRS from the exons ATGGATGTTAGAACAGTGATTCTTTTTTACAATGGAACTTGGGTTGACAGAACAACATACGTTGATTATGAAGTCGAAGGTATACTAATTCCAACAGATTGTTCACATTATGAGCTTTCTCACATAGTATACGAAGCTTTGAATTTGGACAGAAACAAATATACGATTGATCTTCAATTTCAAGTAACCGAAGGCATACCACCAATAAGAATCAAAGACGATAGTGGATGCAAGTTTTATGAACAAATACGAAGGAAAAATGATGATGAGACCAAATATCCTATATGTGTTAACATCTCAACATCGACAACCGACAATGAACACAATGATAGAGTAAACTATACCTACAATGGGGAAACTAGTTTACAAACAAGGCAACTGCTACCAACAAGAACAGAATATGCAACAAAGATGGCAGATTATGTGATTGAACAAACTCAAAAATCGATGGAAGAAAGCTCCGaagaaaatcaaataattttaaatcctCAAGTTGCTGAAATACACATTGGCCAAGTTTTCGCAAACAAGGAAACCCTCCAACAAGCAGTAAGCCTTCACTCAATAAGATACAATCAACCTTTCAAGGTAAAAAGATCATCAAAACTAGACTATAAACTAGTCTGTATTGATGATAACTGCAACTGGACATTCTTAGCATCAAAACATGGAAAGATTGACATGTTTATCATAAGAAAAATAGAGCATACTCATACATGTTCATTGGACATCACTTCTGGAGACCATCCTCAAGCTACAAGCAACCTGGTTGGAAAGGTTATAAAAAACAAGTTTGTAAACCCAAAAAGAGATTACACTCCAACAGAAATTGTGGATGACATGGCAGATGATTACAGTGTCTCTATATCTTACCAAAAAGCATGGAGAGCTAGAGAAAAGGCAATTGTGGATGCTCGTCGCTGCCCACAAGAATCATACAGTGAGATACCATCAATTTTATACATGATGCAAATATCAAACCCAG GAACAATCACAGACCTAGTAACAGATgaagataacaaattcaaataTCTATACTTTGCAGTAGGTGCTTCAATAAAAGGTTGGCAACACTGTACACCAATAATAGTCACAGATGGAACCTTTTTGACAAACCAACATGGAGGCACTTTGTTGATAGCAAGTGCACAAAATGCAAATAGACATATATTCCCACTTGCATTTGCAGTAGTAGATTCCGAAAATGACAGCTCTTGGGAATGGTTTCTtcacaaaataaaggaaacttatGGCGAAAGAGAAGGTCAATGCATCGTATCAAATAGACATGAGAGTATACTAAAAGCAGTAAAAGAGACCTTTCCAGATATAATGCATGGGGTATGTTGTTACCATTTGATgaagaatataaaaatgaaattcaaaaaaggAGGTGATGAGCTCAAGATTGCATTTAATAGTGCATCTAAAGCTTACAACATAGAAGATTTTGAAAAGAGCATGCAAGACTTGGACAATATAGATGTAAGAATAAGAGATTACTTGGTGAATGAAATTGGTGTCGGAAAGTGGACAAGACTATATGGCATGAACAGGAGATACAAAACAATGACATCAAATATTGCCGAATCAGTCAATGCAGCCTTGAAAGCAGTAAGAGACCTACCCATCGCAACTCTACTAGAATGCCTACATTCATTGGTGCAAAGATGGTATTGGGAAAACAAGAATAGAGCCCAAAAAACTACAACAACACTGGCAAAAATACCTGAGAAAACATTAAAGAAACAAAGAGATATGAGTTTAAAGTACAAG GTTGAAACAGCAAACCTTCTGGTATACCAAGTACACGACAACAACAGATCTCACATAGTAAACTTGGAGAATAAAACATGCAGCTGCCAACGATTTGAATATGATGAAATGCCTTGCTCTCATGTAATGGTTGTACTAAGCAAAAGGAACCTGTCTTGCTACAAATATTGCTCATACTACTACATGAAAGAAGCTTTTATGGCAACATATGAAGACAGTATACTCCCATTAGGTGAGGCAACATCATGGAATATACCAGATTTAATAAGAAATATTGTAGTCCTCCCACCTAAACATAAGAGAGCTGCCGGAAGACCAAAGAAACAACGATACAAAAATGGACTTGAAGCAAAAGCACAAGTGGTATGCGGTCAATGTCGCCAAAGAGGACACAACAAAAGATCATGTAAAAATGACCCAGTACTAAAACcaccaagaaaaagaaaaagatcataa
- the LOC133031213 gene encoding uncharacterized protein LOC133031213, with product MEVVNDHLVSYEDSLKKGKSIKLEEETPTVGNRERKPSSVYNSLYTTEFGSGSIGKPKGGRPGSCAFGFGFFNVIDDVQAKSFDQWFKIGFNDKNKVKKFKECHRKLKVPLDFVVCQIDDKMWFYDLLTVGKNLSCSHIDVCFYYLRKKLKYDQSVKISGNTTDCFFASQIFDLYNEFVASGENVDSIKKDSKAAAYIAGFYMLCNKPPGRA from the exons ATGGAGGTTGTTAATGATCATTTGGTTTCCTATGAAGACAGTTTGAAAaag GGAAAGTCTATAAAATTGGAGGAAGAAACTCCTACAGTTGGAAATAGAGAGAGGAAACCTAGTTCTGTATACAACAGTCTGTATACCACAGAATTTGGTTCAGGTAGTATTGGTAAACCAAAAGGTGGACGTCCTGGATCATGTGCTTTTGGATTTGGCTTTTTCAATGTGATTGATGATGTGCAAGCTAAATCTTTTGATCAGTGGTTTAAGATTGGGTTTAATGATAAAAACAAAGTGAAGAAGTTTAAAGAATGTCATAGGAAGCTTAAGGTTCCATTGGATTTTGTGGTTTGTCAAATTGATGATAAGATGTGGTTCTATGATTTGCTTACTGTTGGGAAGAACTTGTCATGCTCG CATATTGATGTTTGTTTCTACTATTTGAGAAAGAAGTTAAAGTATGACCAGTCTGTGAAAATTTCTGGTAATACTACTGATTGCTTCTTTGCTTCTCAAATTTTTGATTTATATAATGAGTTTGTTGCAAGTGGTGAAAATGTTGATTCGATTAAGAAGGATTCTAAGGCAGCTGCATACATAGCGGGTTTTTATATGTTATGCAATAAACCACCGGGCCGAGCTTGA